In a single window of the Chelonia mydas isolate rCheMyd1 chromosome 8, rCheMyd1.pri.v2, whole genome shotgun sequence genome:
- the FAM193B gene encoding protein FAM193B isoform X4, translating into MPLWICQSCRKSVEEEERRAVQEQALAVSLSHTSCKSQSCGGGSHSSSSSSSSSSSSCHGNSGDWDPSSFLSAHKLSGLWNSQHANGATQGSPLGGPPAALGDKHPSLPLAPECVGQAPAAAPGLKACPYSHTVPPASSGAAPGSPLPTSLDFCKTLPKQFKSMCRRPTPPGEAFHSLDHHRHPDLAAPPNSPTGLPSQPPALISTKQSPAHLNTSPQAAPVPAASPHAAAAESPPAGTLSHGQASCKSPHLPPANVPLLKMPPPLSGCAHPCNGHCSGSLVPPAAPHQLPSTNRDPMCKGHKFPNGTSCHPPQSCEADEGLGEDEDSSSERSSCTSSSTNQKDGKFCDCCYCEFFGHNAPPAAPTSRNYAEIREKLRSRLTKRKEELPQKLGHSSSSGEPAVDHRDVDELLDYINSSEPKPLNSAKAAKRARHKQKKKEKEKAQLEAEAQKRVARGPLAGQDRELAEEKLLEWPQLELERVNSFLSSRLQEIKNTIKDSIRASFSVYDLNLDVADFPKKAAVLEQKTLLSHLNGSSGLQEIDLDLSPLSLSSSKNHMLLRSELGPRWGEGPAEGPPQAENGVVKRLSAVPNLSRMIWVQSPQPTDSAQESGGPGLECKEVAPAKGPEPQEQAPAGGRQRRSKRQSCQARKGECTAVPSAQAGLESPSSKGLVLGAKHPSKPGAVPTLRRGSGCVEPPESAKGQGWGCGGSRPEKERSSEWKGRRGEGKAEQPELVQPPPLAAGDQQPLHPTTLGSSPQPKGKSRKSRSRMEKSNTSIDDVFLPKDVDGAEMDETDREVEYFKRFCLDSAKQTRQKVAVNWTNFTLKKTTSSAAQ; encoded by the exons ATGCCGCTGTGGATCTGCCAGAGCTGTCGGAAgagtgtggaggaggaggagcggcgAGCCGTCCAGGAGCAGGCCTTGGCG GTCTCATTATCGCACACGTCCTGCAAGTCGCAGTCTTGTGGGGGCGGCTCCcactcctcatcttcctcatcatcatcttcctcctcctcgtgCCACGGGAACTCGGGGGACTGGGATCCCAGCTCCTTCCTGTCTGCTCACAAACTGTCGGGCCTCTGGAATTCCCAGCATGCTAACGGAGCCACGCAAGGCAGCCCCTTGGGGGGGCCCCCTGCTGCACTAG GTGACAAGCACCCCAGCCTCCCGCTGGCTCCGGAGTGCGTCGGCCAGGCTCCCGCTGCGGCACCTGGGCTCAAGGCCTGTCCCTACAGCCACACCGTCCCCCCAGCTTCCAGCGGGGCTGCCCCCGGTTCGCCTCTGCCTACCTCACTCGACTTCTGTAAGACGCTTCCCAAGCAATTCAAGAGCATGTGCCGCAGGCCCACCCCGCCAG GTGAGGCCTTCCACTCCTTGGACCATCACCGGCACCCGGACCTCGCCGCTCCTCCCAACAGCCCCACAgggctcccctcccagccaccgGCGCTGATCTCCACCAAGCAGTCACCCGCCCACCTGAACACCTCACCGCAGGCAGCGCcggtccctgcagccagcccccacgCAGCCGCTGCCGAGTCCCCTCCTGCTGGCACCCTCTCGCATGGCCAGGCCTCCTGCAAGAGCCCTCACCTGCCCCCCGCCAACGTGCCGCTTCTGAAGATGCCACCTCCGCTTTCAGGCTGTGCCCACCCCTGCAATGGGCACTGCAGCGGCTCCCTGGTGCCACCAGCTGCCCCGCACCAGCTGCCCAGCACTAACAG ggaccCCATGTGCAAAGGACACAAGTTCCCCAATGGTACCAGCTGCCACCCGCCACAGTCATGCGAGGCAGACGAGGGGCTCGGGGAGGATGAGGACAGCAGCTCCGAGCGCAGCTcctgcacctcctcctccaccaacCAGAAAGACGGGAAATTCTGTGACTGCTGCTACTGTGAGTTCTTCGGCCACAACGCG ccccctgcgGCCCCCACGAGCCGGAACTATGCCGAGATCCGGGAGAAGCTGCGCTCCCGTCTCACCAAGAGGAAGGAGGAGCTCCCACAGAAGCTGGGCCACAGCAGCAGCTCGGGGGAGCCGGCCGTGGATCACCGGGACGTGGACGAGCTCCTGGACTACATCAACAGCTCGGAGCCCAAGCCCCTGAACAGCGCCAAGGCCGCCAAGCGGGCACGGCACAAGCAGAAGAAGAAG gagaaggagaaagcccAGCTGGAGGCGGAGGCCCAGAAGCGGGTGGCGCGCGGCCCTCTGGCTGGCCAGGACCGGGAGCTGGCGGAGGAGAAGCTCCTGGAGtggccccagctggagctggagcgggTGAACAGCTTCCTCAGCAGCCGGCTGCAGGAGATCAAGAACACCATTAAGGACTCCATCCGCGCCAGCTTCAGCGTCTACGACCTCAACCTGGACGTTGCTGACTTCCCCAAGAAGGCCGCCGTGCTGGAGCAGAAGACTCTGCTGTCCCACCTTAACGGCTCCTCGGGCCTGCAGGAGATCGATCTGGATCTCTCCCCTCTGAGCCTGAGCTCCTCCAAGAACCACATGCTGCTGCGGAGCGAGCTGGGCCCTCGCTGGGGGGAGGGCCCTGCGGAGGGGCCACCGCAGGCTGAGAACGGGGTGGTGAAGCGCCTGAGCGCGGTGCCCAACCTCTCCCGGATGATCTGGGTCCAGTCCCCCCAGCCGACAGACTCTGCCCAGGAGAGCGGCGGGCCTGGCCTGGAGTGCAAGGAGGTGGCGCCGGCCAAGGGTCCAGAGCCGCAGGAGCAGGCACCggcggggggcaggcagaggaggagcaAGCGACAGAGCTGCCAGGCGAGGAAGGGGGAATGCACCGCGGTGCCCAGCGCCCAGGCCGGGCTGGAGAGTCCCAGCTCGAaggggctggtgctgggagccaaGCACCCTTCAAAGCCTGGAGCAGTGCCCACGCTGCGGAGGGGGAGTGGCTGTGTGGAGCCACCGGAGAGCgccaaggggcagggctggggctgcggcgGCTCCAGGCCCGAGAAGGAGAGGAGCAGCGAGTGGAAAGGCCGGAGGGGCGAGGGCAAAGCAGAGCAGCCGGAGCTGGTGCAGCCACCTCCCCTTGCCGCTGGGGACcagcagcccctgcaccccaccaccctgggcagctccccccagcccaaggGCAAGAGCAGGAAGAGCAGGAGCAGGATGGAGAAATCGAACACGTCCATCG ATGACGTGTTCCTGCCCAAAGACgtggatggggcagagatggACGAGACGGACCGAGAAGTAGAGTACTTCAAGAG
- the FAM193B gene encoding protein FAM193B isoform X2 has translation MMQVLPTANQSVQTCCLLCHRERKDWGGPSHNGLVSPGERLPPDFVPTLVQNLLGEMPLWICQSCRKSVEEEERRAVQEQALAVSLSHTSCKSQSCGGGSHSSSSSSSSSSSSCHGNSGDWDPSSFLSAHKLSGLWNSQHANGATQGSPLGGPPAALGDKHPSLPLAPECVGQAPAAAPGLKACPYSHTVPPASSGAAPGSPLPTSLDFCKTLPKQFKSMCRRPTPPGEAFHSLDHHRHPDLAAPPNSPTGLPSQPPALISTKQSPAHLNTSPQAAPVPAASPHAAAAESPPAGTLSHGQASCKSPHLPPANVPLLKMPPPLSGCAHPCNGHCSGSLVPPAAPHQLPSTNRDPMCKGHKFPNGTSCHPPQSCEADEGLGEDEDSSSERSSCTSSSTNQKDGKFCDCCYCEFFGHNAPPAAPTSRNYAEIREKLRSRLTKRKEELPQKLGHSSSSGEPAVDHRDVDELLDYINSSEPKPLNSAKAAKRARHKQKKKEKEKAQLEAEAQKRVARGPLAGQDRELAEEKLLEWPQLELERVNSFLSSRLQEIKNTIKDSIRASFSVYDLNLDVADFPKKAAVLEQKTLLSHLNGSSGLQEIDLDLSPLSLSSSKNHMLLRSELGPRWGEGPAEGPPQAENGVVKRLSAVPNLSRMIWVQSPQPTDSAQESGGPGLECKEVAPAKGPEPQEQAPAGGRQRRSKRQSCQARKGECTAVPSAQAGLESPSSKGLVLGAKHPSKPGAVPTLRRGSGCVEPPESAKGQGWGCGGSRPEKERSSEWKGRRGEGKAEQPELVQPPPLAAGDQQPLHPTTLGSSPQPKGKSRKSRSRMEKSNTSIDDVFLPKDVDGAEMDETDREVEYFKRFCLDSAKQTRQKVAVNWTNFTLKKTTSSAAQ, from the exons atgatGCAG GTGCTGCCCACTGCCAACCAGTCTGTGCAGACGTGTTGCTTGCTATGTCACCGAGAGCGCAAGGACTGGGGAGGCCCATCTCACAACGGGCTGGTCTCCCCGGGCGAGAGGCTGCCTCCAGACTTCGTGCCAACGCTCGTGCAGAACCTGCTGGGAGAAATGCCGCTGTGGATCTGCCAGAGCTGTCGGAAgagtgtggaggaggaggagcggcgAGCCGTCCAGGAGCAGGCCTTGGCG GTCTCATTATCGCACACGTCCTGCAAGTCGCAGTCTTGTGGGGGCGGCTCCcactcctcatcttcctcatcatcatcttcctcctcctcgtgCCACGGGAACTCGGGGGACTGGGATCCCAGCTCCTTCCTGTCTGCTCACAAACTGTCGGGCCTCTGGAATTCCCAGCATGCTAACGGAGCCACGCAAGGCAGCCCCTTGGGGGGGCCCCCTGCTGCACTAG GTGACAAGCACCCCAGCCTCCCGCTGGCTCCGGAGTGCGTCGGCCAGGCTCCCGCTGCGGCACCTGGGCTCAAGGCCTGTCCCTACAGCCACACCGTCCCCCCAGCTTCCAGCGGGGCTGCCCCCGGTTCGCCTCTGCCTACCTCACTCGACTTCTGTAAGACGCTTCCCAAGCAATTCAAGAGCATGTGCCGCAGGCCCACCCCGCCAG GTGAGGCCTTCCACTCCTTGGACCATCACCGGCACCCGGACCTCGCCGCTCCTCCCAACAGCCCCACAgggctcccctcccagccaccgGCGCTGATCTCCACCAAGCAGTCACCCGCCCACCTGAACACCTCACCGCAGGCAGCGCcggtccctgcagccagcccccacgCAGCCGCTGCCGAGTCCCCTCCTGCTGGCACCCTCTCGCATGGCCAGGCCTCCTGCAAGAGCCCTCACCTGCCCCCCGCCAACGTGCCGCTTCTGAAGATGCCACCTCCGCTTTCAGGCTGTGCCCACCCCTGCAATGGGCACTGCAGCGGCTCCCTGGTGCCACCAGCTGCCCCGCACCAGCTGCCCAGCACTAACAG ggaccCCATGTGCAAAGGACACAAGTTCCCCAATGGTACCAGCTGCCACCCGCCACAGTCATGCGAGGCAGACGAGGGGCTCGGGGAGGATGAGGACAGCAGCTCCGAGCGCAGCTcctgcacctcctcctccaccaacCAGAAAGACGGGAAATTCTGTGACTGCTGCTACTGTGAGTTCTTCGGCCACAACGCG ccccctgcgGCCCCCACGAGCCGGAACTATGCCGAGATCCGGGAGAAGCTGCGCTCCCGTCTCACCAAGAGGAAGGAGGAGCTCCCACAGAAGCTGGGCCACAGCAGCAGCTCGGGGGAGCCGGCCGTGGATCACCGGGACGTGGACGAGCTCCTGGACTACATCAACAGCTCGGAGCCCAAGCCCCTGAACAGCGCCAAGGCCGCCAAGCGGGCACGGCACAAGCAGAAGAAGAAG gagaaggagaaagcccAGCTGGAGGCGGAGGCCCAGAAGCGGGTGGCGCGCGGCCCTCTGGCTGGCCAGGACCGGGAGCTGGCGGAGGAGAAGCTCCTGGAGtggccccagctggagctggagcgggTGAACAGCTTCCTCAGCAGCCGGCTGCAGGAGATCAAGAACACCATTAAGGACTCCATCCGCGCCAGCTTCAGCGTCTACGACCTCAACCTGGACGTTGCTGACTTCCCCAAGAAGGCCGCCGTGCTGGAGCAGAAGACTCTGCTGTCCCACCTTAACGGCTCCTCGGGCCTGCAGGAGATCGATCTGGATCTCTCCCCTCTGAGCCTGAGCTCCTCCAAGAACCACATGCTGCTGCGGAGCGAGCTGGGCCCTCGCTGGGGGGAGGGCCCTGCGGAGGGGCCACCGCAGGCTGAGAACGGGGTGGTGAAGCGCCTGAGCGCGGTGCCCAACCTCTCCCGGATGATCTGGGTCCAGTCCCCCCAGCCGACAGACTCTGCCCAGGAGAGCGGCGGGCCTGGCCTGGAGTGCAAGGAGGTGGCGCCGGCCAAGGGTCCAGAGCCGCAGGAGCAGGCACCggcggggggcaggcagaggaggagcaAGCGACAGAGCTGCCAGGCGAGGAAGGGGGAATGCACCGCGGTGCCCAGCGCCCAGGCCGGGCTGGAGAGTCCCAGCTCGAaggggctggtgctgggagccaaGCACCCTTCAAAGCCTGGAGCAGTGCCCACGCTGCGGAGGGGGAGTGGCTGTGTGGAGCCACCGGAGAGCgccaaggggcagggctggggctgcggcgGCTCCAGGCCCGAGAAGGAGAGGAGCAGCGAGTGGAAAGGCCGGAGGGGCGAGGGCAAAGCAGAGCAGCCGGAGCTGGTGCAGCCACCTCCCCTTGCCGCTGGGGACcagcagcccctgcaccccaccaccctgggcagctccccccagcccaaggGCAAGAGCAGGAAGAGCAGGAGCAGGATGGAGAAATCGAACACGTCCATCG ATGACGTGTTCCTGCCCAAAGACgtggatggggcagagatggACGAGACGGACCGAGAAGTAGAGTACTTCAAGAG
- the FAM193B gene encoding protein FAM193B isoform X3: protein MTRRRSRAAAAAAGARRERAGGAAPPAPPPGPGPAEPPEAAPGSSAEPGRAPQVLPTANQSVQTCCLLCHRERKDWGGPSHNGLVSPGERLPPDFVPTLVQNLLGEMPLWICQSCRKSVEEEERRAVQEQALAVSLSHTSCKSQSCGGGSHSSSSSSSSSSSSCHGNSGDWDPSSFLSAHKLSGLWNSQHANGATQGSPLGGPPAALGEAFHSLDHHRHPDLAAPPNSPTGLPSQPPALISTKQSPAHLNTSPQAAPVPAASPHAAAAESPPAGTLSHGQASCKSPHLPPANVPLLKMPPPLSGCAHPCNGHCSGSLVPPAAPHQLPSTNRDPMCKGHKFPNGTSCHPPQSCEADEGLGEDEDSSSERSSCTSSSTNQKDGKFCDCCYCEFFGHNAPPAAPTSRNYAEIREKLRSRLTKRKEELPQKLGHSSSSGEPAVDHRDVDELLDYINSSEPKPLNSAKAAKRARHKQKKKEKEKAQLEAEAQKRVARGPLAGQDRELAEEKLLEWPQLELERVNSFLSSRLQEIKNTIKDSIRASFSVYDLNLDVADFPKKAAVLEQKTLLSHLNGSSGLQEIDLDLSPLSLSSSKNHMLLRSELGPRWGEGPAEGPPQAENGVVKRLSAVPNLSRMIWVQSPQPTDSAQESGGPGLECKEVAPAKGPEPQEQAPAGGRQRRSKRQSCQARKGECTAVPSAQAGLESPSSKGLVLGAKHPSKPGAVPTLRRGSGCVEPPESAKGQGWGCGGSRPEKERSSEWKGRRGEGKAEQPELVQPPPLAAGDQQPLHPTTLGSSPQPKGKSRKSRSRMEKSNTSIDDVFLPKDVDGAEMDETDREVEYFKRFCLDSAKQTRQKVAVNWTNFTLKKTTSSAAQ, encoded by the exons ATGACTCGCAGGCGGAGCAGGGCGGCGGCGGCCGCGGCCGGGGCGCgcagggagcgggcggggggagccgccccccccgcgccccccccgggGCCCGGCCCCGCAGAGCCCCCCGAGGCGGCGCCGGGCAGCAGCGCGGAGCCGGGCAGAGCCCCGCAG GTGCTGCCCACTGCCAACCAGTCTGTGCAGACGTGTTGCTTGCTATGTCACCGAGAGCGCAAGGACTGGGGAGGCCCATCTCACAACGGGCTGGTCTCCCCGGGCGAGAGGCTGCCTCCAGACTTCGTGCCAACGCTCGTGCAGAACCTGCTGGGAGAAATGCCGCTGTGGATCTGCCAGAGCTGTCGGAAgagtgtggaggaggaggagcggcgAGCCGTCCAGGAGCAGGCCTTGGCG GTCTCATTATCGCACACGTCCTGCAAGTCGCAGTCTTGTGGGGGCGGCTCCcactcctcatcttcctcatcatcatcttcctcctcctcgtgCCACGGGAACTCGGGGGACTGGGATCCCAGCTCCTTCCTGTCTGCTCACAAACTGTCGGGCCTCTGGAATTCCCAGCATGCTAACGGAGCCACGCAAGGCAGCCCCTTGGGGGGGCCCCCTGCTGCACTAG GTGAGGCCTTCCACTCCTTGGACCATCACCGGCACCCGGACCTCGCCGCTCCTCCCAACAGCCCCACAgggctcccctcccagccaccgGCGCTGATCTCCACCAAGCAGTCACCCGCCCACCTGAACACCTCACCGCAGGCAGCGCcggtccctgcagccagcccccacgCAGCCGCTGCCGAGTCCCCTCCTGCTGGCACCCTCTCGCATGGCCAGGCCTCCTGCAAGAGCCCTCACCTGCCCCCCGCCAACGTGCCGCTTCTGAAGATGCCACCTCCGCTTTCAGGCTGTGCCCACCCCTGCAATGGGCACTGCAGCGGCTCCCTGGTGCCACCAGCTGCCCCGCACCAGCTGCCCAGCACTAACAG ggaccCCATGTGCAAAGGACACAAGTTCCCCAATGGTACCAGCTGCCACCCGCCACAGTCATGCGAGGCAGACGAGGGGCTCGGGGAGGATGAGGACAGCAGCTCCGAGCGCAGCTcctgcacctcctcctccaccaacCAGAAAGACGGGAAATTCTGTGACTGCTGCTACTGTGAGTTCTTCGGCCACAACGCG ccccctgcgGCCCCCACGAGCCGGAACTATGCCGAGATCCGGGAGAAGCTGCGCTCCCGTCTCACCAAGAGGAAGGAGGAGCTCCCACAGAAGCTGGGCCACAGCAGCAGCTCGGGGGAGCCGGCCGTGGATCACCGGGACGTGGACGAGCTCCTGGACTACATCAACAGCTCGGAGCCCAAGCCCCTGAACAGCGCCAAGGCCGCCAAGCGGGCACGGCACAAGCAGAAGAAGAAG gagaaggagaaagcccAGCTGGAGGCGGAGGCCCAGAAGCGGGTGGCGCGCGGCCCTCTGGCTGGCCAGGACCGGGAGCTGGCGGAGGAGAAGCTCCTGGAGtggccccagctggagctggagcgggTGAACAGCTTCCTCAGCAGCCGGCTGCAGGAGATCAAGAACACCATTAAGGACTCCATCCGCGCCAGCTTCAGCGTCTACGACCTCAACCTGGACGTTGCTGACTTCCCCAAGAAGGCCGCCGTGCTGGAGCAGAAGACTCTGCTGTCCCACCTTAACGGCTCCTCGGGCCTGCAGGAGATCGATCTGGATCTCTCCCCTCTGAGCCTGAGCTCCTCCAAGAACCACATGCTGCTGCGGAGCGAGCTGGGCCCTCGCTGGGGGGAGGGCCCTGCGGAGGGGCCACCGCAGGCTGAGAACGGGGTGGTGAAGCGCCTGAGCGCGGTGCCCAACCTCTCCCGGATGATCTGGGTCCAGTCCCCCCAGCCGACAGACTCTGCCCAGGAGAGCGGCGGGCCTGGCCTGGAGTGCAAGGAGGTGGCGCCGGCCAAGGGTCCAGAGCCGCAGGAGCAGGCACCggcggggggcaggcagaggaggagcaAGCGACAGAGCTGCCAGGCGAGGAAGGGGGAATGCACCGCGGTGCCCAGCGCCCAGGCCGGGCTGGAGAGTCCCAGCTCGAaggggctggtgctgggagccaaGCACCCTTCAAAGCCTGGAGCAGTGCCCACGCTGCGGAGGGGGAGTGGCTGTGTGGAGCCACCGGAGAGCgccaaggggcagggctggggctgcggcgGCTCCAGGCCCGAGAAGGAGAGGAGCAGCGAGTGGAAAGGCCGGAGGGGCGAGGGCAAAGCAGAGCAGCCGGAGCTGGTGCAGCCACCTCCCCTTGCCGCTGGGGACcagcagcccctgcaccccaccaccctgggcagctccccccagcccaaggGCAAGAGCAGGAAGAGCAGGAGCAGGATGGAGAAATCGAACACGTCCATCG ATGACGTGTTCCTGCCCAAAGACgtggatggggcagagatggACGAGACGGACCGAGAAGTAGAGTACTTCAAGAG
- the FAM193B gene encoding protein FAM193B isoform X1, giving the protein MTRRRSRAAAAAAGARRERAGGAAPPAPPPGPGPAEPPEAAPGSSAEPGRAPQVLPTANQSVQTCCLLCHRERKDWGGPSHNGLVSPGERLPPDFVPTLVQNLLGEMPLWICQSCRKSVEEEERRAVQEQALAVSLSHTSCKSQSCGGGSHSSSSSSSSSSSSCHGNSGDWDPSSFLSAHKLSGLWNSQHANGATQGSPLGGPPAALGDKHPSLPLAPECVGQAPAAAPGLKACPYSHTVPPASSGAAPGSPLPTSLDFCKTLPKQFKSMCRRPTPPGEAFHSLDHHRHPDLAAPPNSPTGLPSQPPALISTKQSPAHLNTSPQAAPVPAASPHAAAAESPPAGTLSHGQASCKSPHLPPANVPLLKMPPPLSGCAHPCNGHCSGSLVPPAAPHQLPSTNRDPMCKGHKFPNGTSCHPPQSCEADEGLGEDEDSSSERSSCTSSSTNQKDGKFCDCCYCEFFGHNAPPAAPTSRNYAEIREKLRSRLTKRKEELPQKLGHSSSSGEPAVDHRDVDELLDYINSSEPKPLNSAKAAKRARHKQKKKEKEKAQLEAEAQKRVARGPLAGQDRELAEEKLLEWPQLELERVNSFLSSRLQEIKNTIKDSIRASFSVYDLNLDVADFPKKAAVLEQKTLLSHLNGSSGLQEIDLDLSPLSLSSSKNHMLLRSELGPRWGEGPAEGPPQAENGVVKRLSAVPNLSRMIWVQSPQPTDSAQESGGPGLECKEVAPAKGPEPQEQAPAGGRQRRSKRQSCQARKGECTAVPSAQAGLESPSSKGLVLGAKHPSKPGAVPTLRRGSGCVEPPESAKGQGWGCGGSRPEKERSSEWKGRRGEGKAEQPELVQPPPLAAGDQQPLHPTTLGSSPQPKGKSRKSRSRMEKSNTSIDDVFLPKDVDGAEMDETDREVEYFKRFCLDSAKQTRQKVAVNWTNFTLKKTTSSAAQ; this is encoded by the exons ATGACTCGCAGGCGGAGCAGGGCGGCGGCGGCCGCGGCCGGGGCGCgcagggagcgggcggggggagccgccccccccgcgccccccccgggGCCCGGCCCCGCAGAGCCCCCCGAGGCGGCGCCGGGCAGCAGCGCGGAGCCGGGCAGAGCCCCGCAG GTGCTGCCCACTGCCAACCAGTCTGTGCAGACGTGTTGCTTGCTATGTCACCGAGAGCGCAAGGACTGGGGAGGCCCATCTCACAACGGGCTGGTCTCCCCGGGCGAGAGGCTGCCTCCAGACTTCGTGCCAACGCTCGTGCAGAACCTGCTGGGAGAAATGCCGCTGTGGATCTGCCAGAGCTGTCGGAAgagtgtggaggaggaggagcggcgAGCCGTCCAGGAGCAGGCCTTGGCG GTCTCATTATCGCACACGTCCTGCAAGTCGCAGTCTTGTGGGGGCGGCTCCcactcctcatcttcctcatcatcatcttcctcctcctcgtgCCACGGGAACTCGGGGGACTGGGATCCCAGCTCCTTCCTGTCTGCTCACAAACTGTCGGGCCTCTGGAATTCCCAGCATGCTAACGGAGCCACGCAAGGCAGCCCCTTGGGGGGGCCCCCTGCTGCACTAG GTGACAAGCACCCCAGCCTCCCGCTGGCTCCGGAGTGCGTCGGCCAGGCTCCCGCTGCGGCACCTGGGCTCAAGGCCTGTCCCTACAGCCACACCGTCCCCCCAGCTTCCAGCGGGGCTGCCCCCGGTTCGCCTCTGCCTACCTCACTCGACTTCTGTAAGACGCTTCCCAAGCAATTCAAGAGCATGTGCCGCAGGCCCACCCCGCCAG GTGAGGCCTTCCACTCCTTGGACCATCACCGGCACCCGGACCTCGCCGCTCCTCCCAACAGCCCCACAgggctcccctcccagccaccgGCGCTGATCTCCACCAAGCAGTCACCCGCCCACCTGAACACCTCACCGCAGGCAGCGCcggtccctgcagccagcccccacgCAGCCGCTGCCGAGTCCCCTCCTGCTGGCACCCTCTCGCATGGCCAGGCCTCCTGCAAGAGCCCTCACCTGCCCCCCGCCAACGTGCCGCTTCTGAAGATGCCACCTCCGCTTTCAGGCTGTGCCCACCCCTGCAATGGGCACTGCAGCGGCTCCCTGGTGCCACCAGCTGCCCCGCACCAGCTGCCCAGCACTAACAG ggaccCCATGTGCAAAGGACACAAGTTCCCCAATGGTACCAGCTGCCACCCGCCACAGTCATGCGAGGCAGACGAGGGGCTCGGGGAGGATGAGGACAGCAGCTCCGAGCGCAGCTcctgcacctcctcctccaccaacCAGAAAGACGGGAAATTCTGTGACTGCTGCTACTGTGAGTTCTTCGGCCACAACGCG ccccctgcgGCCCCCACGAGCCGGAACTATGCCGAGATCCGGGAGAAGCTGCGCTCCCGTCTCACCAAGAGGAAGGAGGAGCTCCCACAGAAGCTGGGCCACAGCAGCAGCTCGGGGGAGCCGGCCGTGGATCACCGGGACGTGGACGAGCTCCTGGACTACATCAACAGCTCGGAGCCCAAGCCCCTGAACAGCGCCAAGGCCGCCAAGCGGGCACGGCACAAGCAGAAGAAGAAG gagaaggagaaagcccAGCTGGAGGCGGAGGCCCAGAAGCGGGTGGCGCGCGGCCCTCTGGCTGGCCAGGACCGGGAGCTGGCGGAGGAGAAGCTCCTGGAGtggccccagctggagctggagcgggTGAACAGCTTCCTCAGCAGCCGGCTGCAGGAGATCAAGAACACCATTAAGGACTCCATCCGCGCCAGCTTCAGCGTCTACGACCTCAACCTGGACGTTGCTGACTTCCCCAAGAAGGCCGCCGTGCTGGAGCAGAAGACTCTGCTGTCCCACCTTAACGGCTCCTCGGGCCTGCAGGAGATCGATCTGGATCTCTCCCCTCTGAGCCTGAGCTCCTCCAAGAACCACATGCTGCTGCGGAGCGAGCTGGGCCCTCGCTGGGGGGAGGGCCCTGCGGAGGGGCCACCGCAGGCTGAGAACGGGGTGGTGAAGCGCCTGAGCGCGGTGCCCAACCTCTCCCGGATGATCTGGGTCCAGTCCCCCCAGCCGACAGACTCTGCCCAGGAGAGCGGCGGGCCTGGCCTGGAGTGCAAGGAGGTGGCGCCGGCCAAGGGTCCAGAGCCGCAGGAGCAGGCACCggcggggggcaggcagaggaggagcaAGCGACAGAGCTGCCAGGCGAGGAAGGGGGAATGCACCGCGGTGCCCAGCGCCCAGGCCGGGCTGGAGAGTCCCAGCTCGAaggggctggtgctgggagccaaGCACCCTTCAAAGCCTGGAGCAGTGCCCACGCTGCGGAGGGGGAGTGGCTGTGTGGAGCCACCGGAGAGCgccaaggggcagggctggggctgcggcgGCTCCAGGCCCGAGAAGGAGAGGAGCAGCGAGTGGAAAGGCCGGAGGGGCGAGGGCAAAGCAGAGCAGCCGGAGCTGGTGCAGCCACCTCCCCTTGCCGCTGGGGACcagcagcccctgcaccccaccaccctgggcagctccccccagcccaaggGCAAGAGCAGGAAGAGCAGGAGCAGGATGGAGAAATCGAACACGTCCATCG ATGACGTGTTCCTGCCCAAAGACgtggatggggcagagatggACGAGACGGACCGAGAAGTAGAGTACTTCAAGAG